The DNA region ACTCTGTATAAAGCAAACCTTTTTGGGCTCTGTTCCTTCATTATATCAGATGAAATTTCAGAAATATATTCCTCCCAGTCCATTGGGGGAATTGTTTGTTTGTTAGTGAAAGGATACCTAGAAGAAacacagaaacaagcaacaaaatGAAATAGAATTAATGTCGGCAGTTGCCATTAAGTTGTGCCTTAGAATTGAGATGATGAATTAAGGTGATGCATCCACTAAGGTGAGAAATCCATGGGGCTTACTGTTGTACACGGCAAGTCTCAAAAGACAGTATGGCCCTCCTTAAATTTCGATTTGATTTCTCTGCTATGCGACTAGCAAAACCAGGGGGAAGTTGCAGCCCTTCTTTCTTACCAATGAATTCCAAAACTTCAACAATCTGCCGCAGAGATTCCCAAAGATTAAGTACAGATAAATAATCAAATCAGAAAACTAGAGAAGATATAATCAATATAATAATAGTACTCCTTTGACATTATCTTATCATACAGTGGATACTGGTCAGTTGCAtattatattatatcatattgtAAGAAACTCAAAATCTAAACAAGAGTGAGAGCAGCTTCAGATATATTGAAACAAACAGCAAAAACATACCATTATCCAGGCAGttcttagttttctttctttcttcaacaAATAGTATCAGTTTTTCTCCATTGAAATACTGAATAGCAGTGGTTAACATGCATATCTAAAATTCTCAGTAGAGAACAAGCCAGCAAAGCTTCACAAAGTAATGATAGAGATAGTTGTAAATCAAACATTGCACTTATCAGATCAACAAACTCATTCTATACTCAATTATACTTCCTTTTCCAACTTTCTTAATCAGCAGAATATCGTACCTACTTCAATAGGAAATTAGAGAACGAAAGCTACTAATTAGTACATCCCCACCAGAGAAAGGCAAAAAGCCTCGAtgctgaaaaatatttttcttatagaAACTGGAAAGCAAAAGATAGTTTCCTTTCTTCCCCTAGCTACTGTAGCATATACTAAGTGCTGACCTTATCTTCACTTGGTGCATTTATTCGCACATTCAGACAACGAGAGCGGATAGCTTCTGTGACTCTTGAAGAACTATTGCAACATAGAATCAATCTGCAATAAGCACTGTACTTTTCCATGGTTCGGCGGAGAGAATGTTGTGCTTCTCTAGAGAGTTTGTCCACATCATTGAGCACCAGTACTGATATGGGACAAAAATATCAGAATGCAATCGTCAACAAAAAATAAGAAAGGCATAGAAAAAGCTTTTAgtccatatatattaattataaaaccCCAGGGGGAAGAGGGTTCCCATTTAACATTGCCAAAAATAAAGGGACAACAAGAATACTTTCAATTAGAAAATGCCAGATCAAACAGCAATATAACAGTCCAAgataaaatatttcaaaagatGAATAAATAGAGGAACCACGGTGACAAAATTGTGCAAAAAATCCAACCAAACTCTTAGTTGACTATGCGAAGGTGCCTACTTCCTATTTGATTGAAACCATactcatgtaaaaaattaaaaacaaagaatccAAGTTACCTTTAAATCCTTTCTTCCCTTTGGTTTCAATGGGTCTATTCTTAGCCATTTCTTTGATTATTTCTTGAACAATGTATCTATCCTGAAAACCTGCATCACTTGGACTCATTTCAATGTGGTTGACACTTGATAGCGTTGTCAGCTCAAGATCAATCGATCTACTACCAGCCTGAAACCAATTCTCAAGTACTTTAAAATAGaaacaaataatttataaaatgtcAAATTGTCAATGATTCAGATTGCTATATGTGTAATCCATTGGAATATAATTCAAACATAATCTGTTATGCATCATAATCCAAATGTGGGGGAAAATAACCCAAAATTGAACAAGTGTGATCCCCTGTGGGAAGCACACACACAACAGTGAGTAACTTTTATAAGAATGGGATATCTTTTTAAGTTAAAAGGATCACCACAAATATTTTGAGGAACATTGACACATTCATTATTTTCCAAGTCAAGTCATACAGTTTACATATTATTgcctcaattttttttcttcgaATAATTATAATCTTTTAAAATCACATATTAGTGACATGTTGATATCAGCATCTTCAGGACTTGAAAGTTTATCAGAGAAAATCCTCAGAGAAAATCCCCCCAACCATAATACTAAGGAAGTATTTCTAATAAGCTGCAAAATAAGGAAGAAGGACTTGGTAAATAGAAGGAAGCTTACATCCACTTTCCAGGTCCTGTTTTCCACCTTCACCTACAATGTAtatgaaaaaaaagtaaaaaaattagaacaaatCATATTGCGGGTGCCAAGATAATAAACCAAAACTGAACTACATTACTCACTAGTCACTACTCATGTTATACAAATTTTCCTTTTATGGTTTTTCAGAAAGCCAATCACTCAACACAAATAATGCACatgagaaagtgaaaaacaaataaacaaataaaaaggtCAGAAAAGAACCTTTTCAGCACCAGGGCCAAACATTTGGCGGAGAAGAGCCATTATTAGAGTTTTCTTGCCAGAACCAGGTGATCCATAGAAGAGCAAATGGGGGCAATCCTGTTCTGTAACCTGCAACAAGTAATCACAGGGAGACACATCCAAACACACatgaataacaataataatagtaaacaaattaaaaacttGAGCAACAGATTGATTAAATTACATTTACAtgcagaaagaaaaaggaaggagCAGTACCAATTTCTTGAGATTTTGTGCAATGTCGCCATGGACCATAACCTGGTCGAGAGTTTTAGGCCGGTACTTGTCCACCCACAACATCCCTTTGCCTTATGCGTCTTGTTAGCCTTCAACTGTTCAATCTCAACCATGAGTCAAAGAAGAAAGAGATGCGCATGTCACAAAGGAGTACAGATGGCAAAGCGCCCTGCCCTGCCCCGGCCCACCAAACCCTGCCAGAAAGGGCGCCGGACCAGCCCAGCTTGCCAAAGAAAAATAGCCTAGATATAATCCACCCCGTTTTTTGGTGGATTGGCAGGTTGGTGGcatatatattaaagaaaaattctCATTTTTGTCCAACAACGATTTTCAAACAACTGTGCCAATTTCAATAACACAACGCCTAATCTATTTATGCAGCAATTAACAATTTCAACCACTTCAGACATTTCAACAACAATACAAAAACAATTGCAGAAAATACATAACaaataaatattaagaaaaaaatggcATGCAGGAGAGAAACTACTCGTCCGGGAACGTGAAGAGAACTACCGGGGAGAGAATAACAAGATTAGAGCTGCCGGGAAGAGCTGTCGGCGCCAGCCATCAGTGTTGCGAAGATAGAACGGCGAAGGGAAAGCCGTGAGCACACCGTAGGGAGTGATGAGAAGCCGACGAGAGGCGAGGCGACGCAAGATAGGAGTGTGAAAAATTTGTAAAACTTAGGGTTTGCATAGATCaaatacaaaaaacataaaaatttcaaaaatttcgcaCCAAATGAGAGAGAGAAGCCGTAAGTTGAGGGAAATTAGGCTGTTCAccaaaacattaaaattaaaaataaacaaacaaattttcAGTACGTCTTAATAGAACTTAATCAAAAGAGCACAAATTGCGGTAAAGGAAATCAACGAGCGAAGAACATAACAGGAAGAAATTGCAAATTGAACGATTAACAATAACCAGTGACTCGCTAatcacattaaaaaaaaaaaagctgaaaCGAGGGCAATGGTACAAACC from Arachis hypogaea cultivar Tifrunner chromosome 10, arahy.Tifrunner.gnm2.J5K5, whole genome shotgun sequence includes:
- the LOC112716817 gene encoding replication factor C subunit 3 codes for the protein MLWVDKYRPKTLDQVMVHGDIAQNLKKLVTEQDCPHLLFYGSPGSGKKTLIMALLRQMFGPGAEKVKVENRTWKVDAGSRSIDLELTTLSSVNHIEMSPSDAGFQDRYIVQEIIKEMAKNRPIETKGKKGFKVLVLNDVDKLSREAQHSLRRTMEKYSAYCRLILCCNSSSRVTEAIRSRCLNVRINAPSEDKIVEVLEFIGKKEGLQLPPGFASRIAEKSNRNLRRAILSFETCRVQQYPFTNKQTIPPMDWEEYISEISSDIMKEQSPKRLFQVRGKVYELLINCIPPEIILKRLLYELLRKLDYELKHEVCHWAAYYEHRMRLGQKAIFHIEAFVAKFMSIYKSFLISTFG